The genomic interval CGAACTCCTCTACCGGCGCTGCGACTTCGGGGCCGGGGTGCGGGAGGTGTCCGTGGAGGTGTCCGGCACGGGCACGGTCGAGGTCGTCCTCGACGGCGGCCCGCCGCCGGCCTCCCTGTCCTCGGACGCGCCCACGGCGGACCCGTACGCGTACGTCACGCTGACCGCGCCCGTCGCCGGGGCGCCCGGCGGGGTGCGGGACGTACGGCTGCGGGTGCGCGGGGCGCTGCGGGTGGCGCGGATCGGCTTCGGGGTCTGAGACCCGGCACGGCCGTGCGAGGGCCCGGCGCCGAACGCGTTCGGCGCCGGGCCCTCGCACGGCCGGCGTCCCTCCGTCAGAGGGCGAGACCGGTGAGGACCATCACCCGCTCGTAGGTGTAGTCCTCCATCGCGAACCGCACGCCCTCACGGCCCACACCGGACTGCTTGGCGCCGCCGTACGGCATCTGGTCGGCGCGGTAGGAGGGCACGTCGCCGATGACCACGCCGCCGACCTCCAGCGCGCGGTGGGCGCGGAAGGCCGTCTGCAGGTCGTGGGTGAACACGCCCGCCTGGAGGCCGTACTTGGAGTCGTTGACGGCGGCGAACGCCTCCTCCTCGCCGTTCACCTTCCGCACCGTCAGCACCGGCCCGAAGACCTCCTCGCAGGAGAGCGTCACGTCGGCCGGCACGTCGGTGAGCACGGTCGGCGCGTACGCGGCGCCGTCGCGCTTGCCGCCGGTGAGGAGGGTGGCGCCGGCCTCGACGGCCTCCTGCACCCACGCCTCGACGCGCTGGGCGGCGTCCTCGCTGATCAGCGGGCCGACGTCGGTGGCGTCGTCGCTCGGGTCACCGGTGACCTGGGCCTCCACGGCGGCGACGATGCGCGGCAGCAGCCGGTCGTACACCGAGGCGTCGGCGATGACGCGCTGGACGGAGATGCAGGACTGGCCGCCCTGGTAGTTGGAGAAGGTGGCGATGCGGTTCGCGGCCCGGTCCAGGTCCTCGTCGCTCGCGAAGTCGGCGAGGACGACGGCCGCGCCGTTGCCGCCCAGCTCCAGGGTGCAGTGCTTGCGCGGCACCGAGTCCATGATCGCGTAGCCGACCTTCTCGGAGCCGGTGAAGGAGATGACCGGCAGCCGCTCGTCCTGGACCAGGGCGGGCATGCGGTCGTTGGGCACCGGCAGGACGCTCCAGGAACCGGCGGGCAGCCCGGTCTCGGCCAGCAGCTCACCGAGGATCAGTGCGGACAGCGGGGTGGCCGGCGCCGGCTTCAGCACGATGGGCGCGCCGGCGGCGATCGCCGGGGCCACCTTGTGGGCGCACAGGTTCAGCGGGAAGTTGAACGGCGCGATGCCGAGGACGACGCCCTTCGGGAAACGGCGGGTGAGGGCGAGCCGGCCCTGGCCGCCCGCGTCGGTGTCGAGCCGCTGGGCCTCGCCGCCGTTGAAGCGGCGGGCCTCCTCGGAGGCGAAGCGGAACACGGACACGGCCCGGCCGACCTCGCCGCGGGCCCACTTCATCGGCTTGCCGTTCTCGGCGGAGATCAGCTCGGCGATCTCCTCGGTGCGCTCGGCCAGCCGGCGGCTGACGTGGTCCAGGGCGGCGGCCCGGACGTGGGCGGGGGTGGCGGCGAACTCGTCCCGCACGGCGTACGCGGCGGCCACGGCCTCCTCGACCTGGGCGTCGGTCGGCACGCTCACGGCGCCGACGACCCTGCCGTCCCAGGGGGAGGTGACGTCGAAGGCGGTCTCGCCGGTGGCCTGGCGGCCGGCGAGCCAGAAGGCGTGGGTGGAAGTCATATGAGGTCCCGGCCCTTCCGCGGAGGAGGTGTACGTGGGTTGCTGGGCTCCACGGTAGGTGCGGCGCGGCGGCCCGGCGTTTGTCCTGCGCGGAGTACTGCCCCGGAATTCCGTGCCACTTTGGCAGCACGGGCGGGACCGGGCACCGGGGTCTGTCCGGCGGACCGAGCCGGAGGGCGTCGGCAGCGCCTCGCCGGGCAGGCGAGCGGGGTCCGGTGCGTCCGGCCGCGAGCCGGAGAAAGCACTCGACGCGATGAGGGTCCCCTGCCGGAGCGAAGCCGGGAGCGGGGGCGGCGGCCGACGGCGCCGCGTCCTCGGCGGGACCCGTCGCGCAGGCCCCGCGGCTCAGGCGGTGTCCGCGGCCGTCGCCTTCAGCGCGAGCCACAGCTCCATGCGGACGTCCGGGTCGTCCAGGGAGCGGCCGAGGATCTCCTCGACGCGGCGCATGCGGTAGCGCAGGGTGTGGCGGTGGACGCCGAGGTCGGCGGCGGCCGCGTCCCACTGGCCGTGCCGGGAGAGCCAGGCGCGCAGGGAGGCGACGAGGTCGCCGCGGCCGGTCGCGTCGTGGTCGCGCAGCGCCCGCAGCAGCCCGTCGGCGAACGCCTTCACCGCGTCGTCGGCGAGCAGCGGCAGCACGGAGCCGGCGGCCATCTGCTCGTGCTCCACCAGCACCCTGCCCCGTCGCCGGGCCACGGACAGCGCCTGCTCCGCCTGCTTGTAGGCGGCGGACGCGGCGATCGGGCCGGCCGGTGCGGACAGGCCGGCGACCAGGTCGTCGTCGTTCGTCTTGCGGGCCGCCTCCCGCGCGGCGGCGTGGTCGCAGCAGGCGCCGACGACGGTGCCGCCGTCGGCGGCCAGCACGATCAGCCGGTCCCCCTCCGGCACCACGAGGACCGCCTCGCCGGAGCGGGCGGCGGCGGACTCGGCGGCCTCGGCGAGCGCCCCGAGGGCGTCGGCGCCCGCGTCGCCCTGCGCACGGGCGGCGGGGGCGGCGCCGGTCTCGGCGACGATGATCCGGAACGGCGCGTCGAGCAGGCCGCCGTACAGGTCCCCGGCGACCGCACGGGCGTGGTCCGGCTCCCCGGCGAGCAGCATGCGCAGCACGGCCGCGCCGATGCGCTGTTCGGCCGCGTGCAGGGAGCGGGAGCGTTCGGTGGTGAGGGTGAGCAGCGCGACGGCGGAGTGCACGGCGTAGCGCTCGGCGGTGCCGGGGGCGGACGCGGTGCCGACGGCGAGGGCGGCGCGGGGACGGCGTCCGGTGCCGAGGGAGTGCAGCTCGACCCGGTCCTCGTTCTCCGGTCCCGCGACCACCGACGAGGCGGGCGCGGGCCGTTCGCGCAGCCGCGTGACCTCCGCGGTCAGCCGGGCGGCGCGCCGGCCCGCCCAGTCCGGCGCCGCGGCGACGACCGCGCCGGAGGCGTCGTACAGGGCGGCCCACCCGTCGACCTGGGCGGCGAGCGCCGCGAGCAGGCCCTCGGGGCCGTCCGTGAGGGTGTGCCGGGTGAGTTCCCGCTGGGCGGCGAAGCCGGCGGTGACCGCGCGGTACTGGTCGGCGGCGATCGCGGCGGACACGGCCTTGCTGATGGCGAGGAACGGGGTGCGGCGCGGCACCTCCAGCAGCGGCAGCCCTTCTTCCTTCGCGGCCTCGACCAGCGCCTCGGGGATGTCGTCGTAGTGGACGCCGACGGCGAAACCGAGTCCGACCACGCCCGCGCCGACCAGCCGCTTCACGTAGCGGCGCATCGCGTCCCGGTCCTCCGCGTCGAGTTTCAGCGCGGTGATCAGGAGCAGCTCGCCGCCCTCCATGTACGGCACCGGGTCGGCGAGCTCGCTGGCGTGCGCCCAGCGGACGGGCGCGTCGAGGCGGTCCTCCCCCGCGCGCACGGTCAGTTTGAGCGCGGAGTGGTGGACGAGCGAGGCGAGCGTCGGGGGCATCGGGGCGGTGAGCCTTCGGGTCGGCGATCGGGTGTGCAAGAACGGTGATCACTTGGCCGTCTCGTATGAACGACCTGTGTCGATTCTGCCTCACCGTACGACCCCCGGCGGCCGGGACCGCTCACTCCCGCAGGTCCACCAGCAGCGGAGGCGCGTGCTCCCCCTTCACGTTCGTCAGCGACAGCACCGCGTGCCCCGCGGGCACCGCGTGCGCCAGCTCGGACGCCGACCAGCGCTCGCGTTCGACCTGGCGCACGGTGACCGCCCGCGCGGTGGGCGCCTTGCCGGTGATCGCCCGCCGCAGCGCGTGCACCGCCTTGCCCATCGGGCTGTCGGCGATG from Streptomyces sp. DH-12 carries:
- a CDS encoding PucR family transcriptional regulator — protein: MPPTLASLVHHSALKLTVRAGEDRLDAPVRWAHASELADPVPYMEGGELLLITALKLDAEDRDAMRRYVKRLVGAGVVGLGFAVGVHYDDIPEALVEAAKEEGLPLLEVPRRTPFLAISKAVSAAIAADQYRAVTAGFAAQRELTRHTLTDGPEGLLAALAAQVDGWAALYDASGAVVAAAPDWAGRRAARLTAEVTRLRERPAPASSVVAGPENEDRVELHSLGTGRRPRAALAVGTASAPGTAERYAVHSAVALLTLTTERSRSLHAAEQRIGAAVLRMLLAGEPDHARAVAGDLYGGLLDAPFRIIVAETGAAPAARAQGDAGADALGALAEAAESAAARSGEAVLVVPEGDRLIVLAADGGTVVGACCDHAAAREAARKTNDDDLVAGLSAPAGPIAASAAYKQAEQALSVARRRGRVLVEHEQMAAGSVLPLLADDAVKAFADGLLRALRDHDATGRGDLVASLRAWLSRHGQWDAAAADLGVHRHTLRYRMRRVEEILGRSLDDPDVRMELWLALKATAADTA
- a CDS encoding aldehyde dehydrogenase family protein, coding for MTSTHAFWLAGRQATGETAFDVTSPWDGRVVGAVSVPTDAQVEEAVAAAYAVRDEFAATPAHVRAAALDHVSRRLAERTEEIAELISAENGKPMKWARGEVGRAVSVFRFASEEARRFNGGEAQRLDTDAGGQGRLALTRRFPKGVVLGIAPFNFPLNLCAHKVAPAIAAGAPIVLKPAPATPLSALILGELLAETGLPAGSWSVLPVPNDRMPALVQDERLPVISFTGSEKVGYAIMDSVPRKHCTLELGGNGAAVVLADFASDEDLDRAANRIATFSNYQGGQSCISVQRVIADASVYDRLLPRIVAAVEAQVTGDPSDDATDVGPLISEDAAQRVEAWVQEAVEAGATLLTGGKRDGAAYAPTVLTDVPADVTLSCEEVFGPVLTVRKVNGEEEAFAAVNDSKYGLQAGVFTHDLQTAFRAHRALEVGGVVIGDVPSYRADQMPYGGAKQSGVGREGVRFAMEDYTYERVMVLTGLAL